The following are from one region of the Deinococcus planocerae genome:
- a CDS encoding ABC transporter substrate-binding protein, whose amino-acid sequence MKKFALLSTLLLVGSAFAAAPRDTLVVQQAADIPTLDPGVTYDTASGAIVENMYETLLTYRGNSVRDLEPLLATRVPTATNGGRTYTFDLRRNVKFHTGNTMTCRDAEYSFERNLVTNSAESGNWFISESLLGTGSNANDDKTITWARIDRAVECNNAGQLVFTLPKVDPAFLAKLAYTGQSIVDSKHAIAIGEWKGTEADWKSFVGKDLTDSALNKQPSGTGAYRLVRRDANATLLQAFDGYWGKKPAIRNVIIQKVPEIAARQQAFLRGDADLIEGGGRSVDEQQIKGKPGVVWLDNLPNTVGTAIFMNQRIQDPGLLGSGKLDGRGIPANFFSDVNVRRAFSHAFNYQQYIRDVQQGKGKQRTMLLPDSFPGYDPEVKTYTFDAAKARQYFQRAWGGNVWKNGFTLTANYRAGSVPAQTAMEILKRNIESLNPKFKVNVQQKQWSEMLADSKNGKEAMIVLGWAPDYADPDNFIHTFYHSSGYYAPRSNFKDASVDKWIDQARATVNTAQRNRLYSLVGNRAYEQAPYILVPAGVNYTFHRNNLQGVSAATYNPMTSFEDTGTLWKDLSKR is encoded by the coding sequence ATGAAGAAATTCGCTCTGCTCAGCACCCTCTTGCTCGTCGGCTCGGCTTTTGCCGCCGCGCCCCGTGACACGCTGGTCGTCCAGCAGGCCGCCGACATTCCCACGCTCGACCCGGGCGTGACGTACGACACGGCCTCGGGCGCCATCGTGGAGAACATGTACGAGACGCTGCTGACCTACCGGGGCAACAGCGTGCGTGACCTGGAGCCGCTGCTCGCCACGAGGGTGCCGACGGCCACCAACGGGGGCCGGACGTACACCTTCGACCTGCGCCGTAACGTCAAGTTCCACACCGGCAACACGATGACCTGCCGTGACGCCGAGTACTCCTTCGAGCGCAACCTGGTCACCAACAGCGCCGAGAGCGGCAACTGGTTTATCTCCGAGTCGCTGCTGGGCACCGGCAGCAACGCGAACGACGACAAGACGATCACCTGGGCGCGGATCGACCGGGCGGTCGAGTGCAACAACGCAGGCCAGCTCGTCTTCACGCTGCCGAAGGTGGACCCGGCGTTTCTCGCCAAGCTCGCCTACACCGGGCAGAGCATCGTGGACAGCAAGCACGCGATTGCCATCGGCGAGTGGAAGGGTACCGAGGCCGACTGGAAGAGCTTCGTCGGCAAGGACCTGACCGACTCGGCCCTGAACAAGCAGCCCAGCGGCACGGGCGCGTACCGCTTGGTGCGCCGTGACGCCAACGCCACGCTGCTTCAGGCGTTCGACGGCTACTGGGGCAAGAAGCCCGCGATCCGCAACGTGATCATTCAGAAGGTGCCCGAGATCGCCGCGCGCCAGCAGGCCTTCCTCCGCGGCGACGCCGACCTGATCGAGGGCGGCGGGCGCAGCGTGGACGAGCAGCAGATCAAGGGCAAGCCGGGCGTGGTGTGGCTCGACAACCTGCCCAACACCGTGGGAACCGCGATCTTCATGAACCAGCGGATTCAGGACCCCGGCCTGCTGGGCAGCGGCAAGCTCGACGGGCGCGGCATCCCCGCGAACTTCTTCAGCGACGTGAACGTGCGCCGGGCCTTCAGCCACGCCTTCAACTACCAGCAGTACATCCGCGACGTGCAGCAGGGCAAGGGCAAGCAGCGCACCATGCTGCTGCCGGACTCCTTCCCGGGCTACGATCCCGAGGTCAAGACCTACACCTTCGACGCCGCGAAGGCCCGCCAGTACTTCCAGCGCGCGTGGGGCGGCAACGTGTGGAAGAACGGCTTCACCCTGACCGCGAACTACCGCGCGGGCAGCGTGCCGGCGCAGACCGCGATGGAGATCCTGAAGCGGAACATCGAGTCCCTGAACCCCAAGTTCAAGGTCAACGTTCAGCAAAAGCAGTGGAGCGAGATGCTGGCCGACTCCAAGAACGGCAAGGAGGCCATGATCGTGCTGGGCTGGGCGCCTGACTACGCCGACCCGGACAACTTCATCCACACCTTCTACCACTCCAGCGGCTACTACGCGCCCCGCAGCAACTTCAAGGACGCCTCGGTGGACAAGTGGATCGACCAGGCCCGCGCGACCGTGAACACCGCCCAGCGCAACCGCCTGTACAGCCTCGTGGGCAACCGCGCCTACGAGCAGGCGCCGTACATCCTCGTCCCGGCGGGCGTGAACTACACTTTCCACCGCAACAACCTCCAGGGCGTGAGCGCGGCCACGTATAACCCGATGACGAGCTTCGAGGACACCGGGACTCTCTGGAAGGACCTCAGCAAGCGCTGA
- a CDS encoding ABC transporter ATP-binding protein has product MTLAATTPPPTGAGKTERATVLELQDLTKRYAPGLPPVLGGLNLRVEAGELVTLLGPSGCGKTTTLRLVAGLEAPEGGRVRIMGRDVTSPFVPPERRGVGLVFQDYALFPHLTVLGNVLFGLHGLPRAQRLARARETLALVGLTVFEARLPHQLSGGQQQRVALARALAPRPALLLLDEPFSNLDTGLRHSTRQEVRAILRRSGATAVLVTHDQEEALAFSDRLLVMRAGQVEQVGPPHEVYARPQTAFVANFLGRSNLLSGTASGPSARTALGTLALTEEAHGPVLVSVRPEHLAFAPEGESGTPVTILAREYKGHDVTYTVRLGGQELLVHDAGGAVYPEGAQVRVRVTRPAQPVR; this is encoded by the coding sequence ATGACGCTCGCCGCGACGACCCCGCCGCCGACGGGTGCCGGGAAGACCGAGCGGGCCACGGTCCTCGAACTGCAAGACCTCACGAAACGCTACGCGCCGGGGCTGCCCCCCGTGCTGGGCGGCCTGAACCTGCGCGTGGAGGCCGGCGAACTCGTCACGCTGCTGGGCCCCAGCGGGTGCGGCAAGACGACCACCCTGCGGCTCGTCGCGGGGCTGGAGGCGCCCGAGGGGGGCCGCGTGCGGATCATGGGGCGCGACGTGACCTCCCCCTTCGTGCCGCCCGAACGCCGGGGGGTGGGGCTGGTCTTTCAGGACTACGCCCTCTTTCCGCACCTGACGGTGCTCGGCAACGTCTTGTTCGGCCTGCACGGGCTGCCCCGCGCGCAGCGGCTGGCCCGCGCCCGCGAGACGCTCGCCCTCGTGGGGCTGACCGTCTTCGAGGCGCGGCTGCCGCACCAGCTCTCGGGCGGGCAACAGCAGCGGGTCGCGCTCGCCCGCGCGCTCGCGCCCCGGCCCGCCCTGCTGCTGCTCGACGAGCCCTTCTCGAACCTCGACACCGGGCTGCGGCACTCGACCCGCCAGGAGGTGCGCGCGATTCTGCGCCGCAGCGGCGCCACCGCCGTCCTCGTCACCCACGACCAGGAAGAGGCGCTGGCCTTCAGTGACCGCCTCCTGGTCATGCGGGCCGGGCAGGTCGAGCAGGTCGGGCCCCCCCACGAGGTCTACGCGCGCCCGCAGACCGCCTTCGTGGCGAACTTCCTGGGCCGCAGCAACCTGCTGAGCGGCACGGCGAGCGGCCCCAGCGCCCGCACCGCCCTGGGGACCCTCGCGCTCACCGAGGAGGCGCACGGCCCCGTGCTCGTCAGCGTGCGGCCCGAACACCTCGCCTTCGCGCCCGAGGGAGAAAGCGGCACGCCCGTCACCATCCTCGCCCGCGAGTACAAGGGCCACGACGTGACCTACACCGTGCGGCTGGGGGGCCAGGAACTCCTCGTCCACGACGCGGGCGGCGCGGTGTACCCCGAGGGCGCGCAGGTCCGGGTCCGGGTGACGCGGCCCGCCCAGCCCGTGCGCTGA
- a CDS encoding extracellular solute-binding protein: MSRFLLATSALLLGGTTLAQTNQTLTVYSGRAKTFVDPIVQQFERATGIRVNVRYGTDSQLVAAIREEGSRSPADVYWGNSVGALGELASEGSFTRLGPALTRKVSADYVPDDRSWLPTTVRFRVLAYNKDKIKPEQLPASVLDLPKMTSLKGRIGWTVAYPSFQDFLAGMIARHGEAATRGWIEGMKALEPKDYKTSNVGMLEAMRAGEIDVALTNHYYIQRVARLNYPIETYFFRQGDIGNLGNATGAGILKTSRNQAAAARFLNALAGKDAQTFFLSVNFEYPVIGNILQPTTMLPYSDVTKRSPRLDPAALPKNIERAQKLLRDAGLL; this comes from the coding sequence ATGTCACGCTTTCTGCTTGCCACTTCCGCTCTCCTGCTGGGGGGCACGACGCTCGCTCAGACGAATCAGACCCTGACGGTCTACTCGGGCCGGGCAAAGACCTTCGTGGACCCCATCGTGCAGCAGTTCGAGCGCGCGACCGGGATTCGGGTGAACGTCCGCTACGGCACGGACAGCCAGCTCGTCGCGGCGATCCGCGAGGAGGGGAGCCGCAGCCCCGCCGACGTGTACTGGGGCAACAGCGTGGGAGCGCTCGGCGAACTGGCCTCGGAGGGCAGCTTCACGCGGCTCGGCCCGGCGCTGACGCGCAAGGTGTCTGCCGACTACGTGCCCGACGACCGCTCGTGGCTGCCCACGACGGTGCGCTTCCGGGTGCTGGCGTACAACAAGGACAAGATCAAGCCCGAGCAGTTGCCCGCCAGCGTGCTGGACCTGCCGAAGATGACCAGTCTCAAGGGCCGCATCGGGTGGACGGTCGCGTACCCCTCCTTCCAGGACTTTCTGGCGGGGATGATCGCCCGGCACGGCGAGGCGGCGACCCGGGGGTGGATCGAAGGCATGAAGGCGCTGGAACCCAAGGACTACAAGACGAGCAACGTAGGGATGCTGGAGGCGATGCGCGCGGGTGAGATCGACGTGGCGCTCACGAACCACTACTACATCCAGCGCGTGGCGCGGCTGAACTATCCCATCGAGACCTACTTCTTCCGGCAGGGCGACATCGGCAACCTGGGGAACGCGACGGGCGCGGGCATCCTGAAGACGAGCCGGAACCAGGCCGCCGCGGCCCGCTTCCTGAACGCGCTCGCCGGCAAGGACGCCCAGACGTTTTTCCTGAGCGTGAACTTCGAGTACCCGGTGATCGGCAACATTCTCCAGCCCACCACCATGCTGCCCTACAGCGACGTGACCAAGCGCAGCCCCCGCTTAGATCCCGCCGCGCTGCCGAAGAACATCGAGCGGGCGCAGAAGCTGCTGCGCGACGCGGGGCTGCTGTAG
- a CDS encoding ABC transporter permease has product MTTPRRPPLALTLPALLAGLGVLLPLAYLVLRAFGAQGEELREIVFRVRNLELLGNTLLLALGVLSAGTALALPLAYLAARTTFRPRWVPTLLGVLPLAIPGYVGAYTLIAASGPGGAVDALTGLSWPGPSGFWGALGVLTLFTFPYLFLNLHAALRSQDPALEDASRLLGRTPGQTFRLVTLPHLRPAWLAGGLLVTLHVLGDFGVVSLMRYPTFSAAIYGQYTAAYDRVYSAWLALMLLAVTALTLWLESRLMRGVFLARVSPGGTRPPARIPLRGWAPLAWALVLALGGAALVVPLGTMLYWLRLEQNPDALAGLWNAARSTLSAAGVAAVTTTALAFPLAYIGSRYRGRAARLTERVAYLGYATPPLAFALALVFFVLRAVPPLYQTFTLLIVAYSLHFAAEAVGPIRTALTRATPRLEEAARVLGARPGRTLWRVTLPIMRPGLLTSAALVFLSVLKELPLTLLLAPTGFDTLARGVWTATEEAQYAAAAPYALALAAGGALLTGLILRRER; this is encoded by the coding sequence ATGACGACCCCCCGCCGCCCTCCCCTGGCCCTGACGCTGCCCGCGCTGCTCGCCGGGCTGGGCGTGTTGCTGCCGCTCGCTTACCTCGTGCTGCGGGCCTTCGGAGCGCAGGGGGAGGAACTGCGCGAGATCGTCTTCCGGGTGCGCAACCTGGAGCTGCTGGGGAACACGCTGCTCCTCGCGCTGGGGGTCCTCTCCGCGGGCACGGCGCTGGCGCTGCCGCTCGCCTACCTCGCGGCGCGGACGACCTTCCGGCCCCGCTGGGTGCCGACCCTGCTGGGGGTGCTGCCCCTCGCCATTCCGGGGTACGTGGGGGCCTATACCCTGATCGCCGCGAGCGGGCCGGGCGGCGCCGTCGACGCGCTGACGGGCCTGAGCTGGCCCGGCCCGAGCGGCTTCTGGGGGGCGCTCGGCGTGCTGACCCTCTTCACCTTTCCGTACCTTTTCCTGAACCTGCACGCGGCGCTGCGCTCGCAAGACCCCGCGCTGGAGGACGCCTCCCGGCTGCTGGGCCGCACGCCCGGGCAGACGTTTCGCCTCGTGACGTTGCCGCACCTGCGCCCGGCGTGGCTCGCGGGCGGGCTGCTCGTCACGCTGCACGTGCTGGGTGACTTCGGCGTGGTCAGCCTGATGCGCTACCCCACCTTCAGCGCGGCGATCTACGGGCAGTACACCGCCGCCTACGACCGGGTGTACTCCGCGTGGCTGGCCCTGATGCTCCTCGCGGTCACGGCGCTGACCCTGTGGCTGGAATCCAGGCTGATGCGCGGCGTGTTCCTCGCGCGGGTGTCGCCGGGGGGGACGCGCCCGCCCGCCCGGATTCCCCTGCGCGGCTGGGCGCCCCTGGCCTGGGCCCTCGTCCTGGCGCTCGGCGGGGCGGCGCTCGTCGTGCCGCTGGGCACCATGCTGTACTGGCTGCGGCTGGAACAAAACCCGGACGCGCTGGCGGGGCTCTGGAACGCGGCCCGCAGCACCCTGAGCGCCGCCGGGGTCGCCGCCGTCACGACGACCGCCCTCGCGTTTCCGCTCGCGTACATCGGGAGCCGCTACCGGGGCCGGGCCGCGCGCCTCACCGAGCGGGTGGCCTACCTGGGCTACGCCACGCCGCCCCTCGCGTTCGCGCTGGCCCTGGTGTTCTTCGTGCTGCGGGCCGTGCCTCCCCTGTACCAGACCTTCACCCTCCTGATCGTGGCGTACAGCCTGCACTTCGCCGCCGAGGCGGTCGGGCCGATCCGCACGGCGCTGACCCGCGCGACCCCCCGGCTGGAGGAGGCCGCCCGCGTGCTCGGCGCCCGGCCCGGGCGGACCCTGTGGCGGGTCACGCTGCCGATCATGCGCCCCGGGCTGCTGACGAGCGCGGCCCTCGTGTTCCTGAGCGTGCTCAAGGAATTGCCCCTGACCCTGCTGCTCGCGCCGACCGGCTTCGACACGCTGGCGCGGGGCGTGTGGACCGCCACCGAGGAGGCGCAGTACGCCGCCGCCGCGCCCTACGCGCTCGCCCTCGCCGCGGGCGGGGCCCTGCTGACGGGCCTGATCCTGAGGAGGGAGAGATGA
- a CDS encoding D-alanine--D-alanine ligase family protein: MKRRILLLAGGQSGEHEVSLMSARSVLAALPRDQFDVTPVVISPQGRWLPPTETARALETGRAQGGGDLVLHRAASAEGYDAVFPLLHGPMGEDGTIQGLLTLAGIPFVGSGVLGSAVSMDKVMTKQVLASVSIPQVAWRLAVRREWQEHPAEVEARAHDLGFPLFVKPANLGSSVGISKVTRAEELQAALDLAFGLDRRVILEAMTAHKPREVEVGILGNDAPVASPVGELHFSAEFYDYVTKYTEGRATMHIPAPLPAEVAERVRSLALSAFRALDCAGLARVDFFYVEETGELFLNEVNTIPGFTTTSMYPKLFEAAGLTYSELVTRLVELALERR; the protein is encoded by the coding sequence GTGAAACGACGCATCCTGCTGCTGGCGGGCGGCCAGTCCGGCGAGCATGAAGTGAGCCTGATGAGTGCCCGCAGCGTCCTCGCGGCGCTGCCCCGCGACCAGTTCGACGTGACCCCGGTGGTGATCAGTCCCCAGGGCCGCTGGCTCCCGCCCACCGAGACCGCGCGGGCGCTGGAGACGGGCCGCGCCCAAGGCGGCGGCGACCTTGTGCTGCACCGCGCCGCGAGCGCCGAGGGCTACGACGCCGTGTTTCCCCTCCTCCACGGCCCGATGGGCGAGGACGGCACCATCCAGGGCCTGCTGACGCTCGCCGGAATCCCCTTCGTGGGGTCGGGGGTGCTGGGCTCGGCGGTGAGCATGGACAAGGTGATGACCAAGCAGGTGCTCGCCTCGGTGAGCATCCCGCAGGTCGCGTGGCGGCTCGCCGTGCGCCGCGAGTGGCAGGAGCACCCCGCCGAGGTGGAGGCCCGCGCCCATGACCTCGGCTTCCCCCTCTTCGTGAAGCCCGCCAACCTGGGGTCGAGCGTGGGCATCTCCAAGGTCACCCGCGCCGAGGAGCTTCAGGCCGCCCTCGACCTCGCCTTCGGCCTCGACCGCCGGGTGATCCTGGAGGCGATGACCGCCCACAAACCGCGGGAGGTGGAGGTCGGCATCCTCGGCAACGACGCGCCGGTCGCCAGCCCGGTGGGCGAGCTGCACTTTAGCGCCGAGTTCTACGACTACGTGACGAAGTACACCGAGGGGCGCGCGACCATGCACATCCCGGCGCCGTTGCCCGCAGAGGTCGCCGAGCGGGTCCGGTCCCTCGCCCTGAGTGCCTTCCGGGCCCTCGACTGTGCCGGGCTCGCGCGGGTGGACTTCTTCTACGTCGAGGAGACGGGCGAGCTGTTTCTCAACGAGGTCAACACCATCCCCGGCTTCACGACCACGAGCATGTACCCCAAACTCTTCGAGGCGGCGGGCCTGACCTACAGCGAACTCGTGACCCGCCTGGTGGAGCTGGCGCTCGAACGGCGCTGA
- a CDS encoding TetR/AcrR family transcriptional regulator — protein MPRPRVITDERIVEAAREVFLEQGFSATTAEIARRAGVSEGTLFKRFASKEDIFEEVVGLRNYAAWREELAGLVGVGDVRRNLERAALGFIETAGRILPGLMLIFSRGHAPAHNPMLERLGNPIRHDADAVAAYLRAEVALGRVRPVDADVTALTLMGTLTHYVHREHMTPDPAREPLDAGRFVRGLFDVLWPGLEP, from the coding sequence ATGCCCCGCCCCCGCGTGATCACCGACGAGCGAATCGTGGAGGCGGCCCGCGAGGTGTTTTTGGAGCAGGGCTTCTCGGCCACGACCGCCGAGATCGCCCGGCGCGCCGGGGTCTCCGAGGGCACCCTGTTCAAGCGCTTCGCCTCCAAGGAGGACATCTTCGAGGAGGTCGTGGGACTGCGGAACTACGCGGCGTGGCGCGAGGAACTCGCCGGGCTCGTGGGGGTCGGCGACGTGCGGCGCAACCTGGAGCGGGCGGCGCTGGGCTTCATCGAGACGGCGGGGCGCATCCTGCCGGGGTTGATGCTGATCTTCTCGCGCGGGCACGCTCCGGCGCACAACCCCATGCTCGAACGCCTCGGCAATCCCATCCGCCACGACGCCGACGCCGTGGCCGCCTACCTGCGCGCCGAGGTGGCGCTCGGGCGGGTGCGCCCGGTGGACGCCGACGTCACCGCCCTCACCCTGATGGGCACCCTGACCCACTACGTGCACCGCGAGCACATGACCCCCGACCCAGCCCGCGAGCCGCTCGACGCCGGGCGCTTCGTGCGCGGCCTCTTCGACGTGCTGTGGCCCGGCCTGGAACCCTAG